Proteins encoded in a region of the Halarcobacter mediterraneus genome:
- the nadD gene encoding nicotinate (nicotinamide) nucleotide adenylyltransferase: MQIAIFGGSFDPPHIGHQTIVKKAIKKLDIDLLIIVPAFLNPLKVKSFLNAKSRFNLLKKLFSNKENIKVSKYEIKQNRPVYSIETIKYIKKKYNPSKIYLIIGADNYKNFHLWDSYKEIKELVTLVVVTREGYDFKVEEQAKKLKVNIKISSTELRNTFKIEYIPKKIRHEVKKIWRKRGKI, from the coding sequence GTGCAAATTGCTATTTTTGGTGGAAGTTTTGACCCACCACATATTGGTCATCAAACTATTGTAAAAAAAGCAATTAAAAAACTTGATATAGACCTATTAATTATTGTTCCTGCATTTTTAAATCCTTTAAAAGTCAAATCTTTTTTGAATGCAAAATCAAGATTTAACCTTTTAAAAAAATTATTTTCAAATAAAGAAAATATAAAAGTTTCAAAATATGAAATAAAACAAAACAGACCTGTTTATTCTATTGAAACGATTAAATATATAAAAAAGAAATATAATCCTTCAAAAATATATTTAATTATTGGTGCAGACAATTATAAAAATTTCCACTTATGGGATAGTTATAAAGAGATTAAAGAGCTTGTGACTTTAGTTGTTGTTACAAGAGAGGGTTATGATTTTAAAGTTGAGGAACAAGCTAAAAAATTAAAAGTAAATATCAAAATTAGTTCTACTGAATTAAGAAATACTTTTAAGATTGAATACATCCCTAAAAAGATTAGACATGAAGTAAAAAAAATCTGGAGAAAAAGAGGTAAAATTTGA
- the tatA gene encoding twin-arginine translocase TatA/TatE family subunit, giving the protein MGMPGGMEWVLIALVVLLLFGGKKIPELAKGLGSGIKNFKKAVKDDEEVASTDKNEEIEKKEEAKVEEPKNENKTV; this is encoded by the coding sequence ATGGGTATGCCAGGTGGTATGGAATGGGTTTTAATCGCTCTAGTAGTACTTTTACTTTTTGGAGGTAAAAAAATACCAGAACTTGCTAAAGGTTTAGGAAGTGGAATTAAAAACTTCAAAAAAGCTGTTAAAGACGATGAAGAAGTAGCTTCAACTGATAAAAATGAAGAAATAGAAAAAAAAGAAGAAGCTAAAGTTGAAGAACCAAAAAACGAAAATAAAACTGTTTAG
- the argS gene encoding arginine--tRNA ligase: protein MQTVVKNHIEKVLEKEIVLEKPKDISLGHFATPVAFSLAKEFRKSPMIIAEELAQKFSDSGIFEKVEAVKGFINFTLSKKFLEDESKKALLAEDTFAKESSKNEKILLEYVSANPTGPLHIGHARGAVTGDALSRLGKHLGYDIITEYYVNDAGAQMDLLGLSLALAGQETILNQEVEYPEKYYRGDYLFDIAKEVEKELGSEIFTDESRQMELALFAKERVLELIKKDMADLGIVFDNYVSEKSLYSSWEDTKEVLQKNGSLYEKDDKLWIKSSELGDDIDRVVVRDNGIPTYLAGDIIYHKNKYDRNFDKYINIWGADHHGYIARVKAAIEFLGNDPKKLEVLLAQMVQLLKGGEPYKMSKRAGNVILMSDIVEEIGSDALRFVFLTKKSDTHLDFDIDKLKNQDSSNPIFYINYAYARINQVFKKAEKSFEDVIEISYEDLNNDSINLVYESLLLPNVLNEAFNKRDMQKITDYLYSLASSIHRFYNEYKIVGNENEDKYLKVLSLCSLSIKTSLNLLGITPKETM, encoded by the coding sequence TTGCAAACTGTAGTTAAAAATCATATAGAAAAAGTTTTAGAAAAAGAGATTGTTTTAGAAAAACCTAAGGATATATCTTTAGGTCACTTTGCAACACCTGTTGCTTTTTCTTTAGCAAAAGAGTTTAGAAAATCACCAATGATAATTGCTGAAGAATTAGCTCAAAAGTTTTCAGACTCTGGAATTTTTGAAAAAGTTGAAGCTGTAAAAGGGTTTATTAACTTTACTCTTTCAAAAAAGTTTTTAGAAGATGAATCTAAGAAGGCTTTATTGGCAGAAGATACTTTTGCTAAAGAATCTTCAAAGAATGAAAAAATACTTTTAGAATATGTAAGTGCAAACCCGACTGGACCATTACATATAGGACATGCAAGAGGAGCCGTAACAGGTGACGCTTTATCTAGGCTTGGAAAACATTTAGGTTATGATATTATCACTGAGTATTATGTAAATGATGCCGGTGCACAAATGGATTTATTAGGACTTTCATTAGCCCTTGCAGGACAAGAAACTATTTTAAATCAAGAAGTTGAATATCCTGAAAAATATTATAGAGGTGATTACCTTTTTGATATTGCTAAAGAAGTTGAAAAAGAATTAGGAAGTGAAATCTTTACTGATGAATCAAGACAAATGGAATTAGCACTTTTTGCAAAAGAAAGAGTTCTTGAATTAATCAAAAAAGATATGGCTGATTTAGGCATTGTATTTGACAATTATGTTAGTGAAAAGTCTCTTTACTCATCTTGGGAAGATACAAAAGAAGTATTACAAAAAAATGGCTCACTTTATGAAAAAGATGACAAATTATGGATTAAATCTTCAGAATTAGGAGATGATATTGATAGAGTTGTTGTAAGAGATAATGGAATACCTACTTATCTTGCAGGTGATATTATTTATCATAAAAATAAATATGATAGAAATTTTGATAAATATATTAATATTTGGGGTGCAGATCATCACGGATATATTGCAAGAGTTAAAGCAGCAATTGAGTTTTTAGGAAATGATCCTAAAAAACTAGAAGTATTACTTGCCCAAATGGTTCAGTTACTAAAAGGTGGAGAACCTTATAAAATGAGTAAAAGAGCAGGAAATGTAATCTTAATGTCTGATATTGTTGAAGAAATAGGTTCTGACGCCCTAAGATTTGTTTTTTTAACAAAAAAGAGTGATACTCATTTAGATTTTGATATTGATAAATTAAAAAATCAAGATAGTTCAAATCCTATATTTTATATTAATTATGCATATGCAAGAATTAATCAAGTATTTAAAAAAGCAGAAAAATCTTTTGAAGATGTAATTGAAATTTCTTATGAAGATTTAAATAATGATAGTATAAACTTGGTTTATGAATCATTGTTATTACCTAATGTTTTAAATGAAGCTTTTAACAAAAGGGATATGCAAAAGATAACTGATTATTTATACTCTTTAGCTTCTTCAATACATAGGTTTTATAATGAATACAAAATTGTTGGTAATGAAAATGAAGATAAGTACTTAAAAGTATTAAGTCTTTGTTCTCTTTCTATTAAGACAAGTTTAAATTTATTAGGAATTACCCCTAAGGAGACTATGTAA
- the fabI gene encoding enoyl-ACP reductase FabI, with product MIMKGKKGVILGVANNKSIAYGIAKACADQGAQIAFTYLNDSLKKRVEPIAQEFGSADYVYPCDVSNPDEIKALKESIEKDLGQIDFIVHSIAFAPKEGLSGRFMDISKEAFDIAMDISVYSLIEVVRELKPLLSENSSILTLTYYGGAKYIPNYNLMGVAKAALEMTTKYLAEDLGKDGIRVNAISAGPIKTLAAAGIGDFRFMLKWNEAHSPLKKNVTIDEVGNSGMYLLSDLSSAVTGEIHYVDCGYNLMGMPAVEFEDGKPRIAWNGTDK from the coding sequence ATGATAATGAAAGGTAAAAAAGGTGTAATTTTAGGTGTTGCAAATAACAAATCTATTGCTTATGGAATAGCAAAAGCTTGTGCAGATCAAGGAGCACAAATTGCATTTACTTATTTAAATGATTCTTTGAAAAAAAGAGTTGAACCAATTGCACAGGAGTTTGGAAGTGCTGATTATGTATATCCTTGTGATGTATCAAATCCAGATGAAATAAAAGCTTTAAAAGAGTCTATTGAAAAAGATTTAGGACAAATTGATTTTATTGTTCATTCAATTGCTTTTGCTCCTAAAGAAGGACTTTCTGGAAGATTCATGGACATTTCAAAAGAAGCTTTTGATATAGCAATGGATATTTCAGTTTATTCTTTGATTGAAGTAGTTAGAGAATTGAAACCTCTATTATCAGAAAACTCATCAATATTAACCTTGACTTATTATGGTGGTGCAAAATATATTCCAAACTATAATTTAATGGGAGTTGCAAAAGCAGCACTTGAAATGACTACTAAGTATTTAGCAGAAGATTTAGGAAAAGATGGAATTAGAGTAAATGCAATTTCAGCAGGACCTATTAAAACTTTAGCTGCTGCAGGAATTGGTGATTTTAGATTTATGCTTAAATGGAATGAAGCCCATTCTCCACTTAAAAAGAATGTAACTATTGATGAAGTTGGTAATTCAGGAATGTACTTATTAAGTGATTTAAGTTCTGCTGTAACGGGAGAAATTCATTATGTAGATTGTGGATATAATCTTATGGGGATGCCTGCAGTTGAGTTTGAAGATGGTAAGCCAAGGATTGCATGGAACGGTACAGATAAGTAG
- the lysA gene encoding diaminopimelate decarboxylase, translated as MSINFKELANKYQTPYYVYDFDYISGQYNELKSAFKARKSLLAYAVKANSNLSVIKHLATLGAGADCVSIGEVKRALKVGIEPYKIIFSGVGKIDSEIKEALELGILMINVESAAELDRVELIAKELGKIARISIRVNPNIDPQTHPYISTGLHENKFGVDIDTAKRMYIQCKNSENLEPTGIHCHIGSQLTQLEPIKESVQIVADLVRNLNAIKIELSFFDVGGGLGIVYDDEKLIDTNEYAQAILECLFGLDITVVCEPGRFLVGNSGVFITKVLYEKVNGEKRFVIVDGAMNDLIRPALYNAYHKIEVLNDNKEFSDCNLVGPVCESGDFFAKNIELPKTEHNDLVAIYSAGAYCFTMASNYNTRGKVAEIAVENGQDRLIRKRETFEDIIALEEDYLK; from the coding sequence ATGAGTATAAATTTCAAAGAGTTAGCAAATAAATATCAAACACCTTATTATGTGTATGATTTTGATTATATTTCAGGGCAATACAATGAATTAAAAAGTGCATTTAAAGCAAGAAAATCTTTACTTGCATATGCAGTAAAAGCAAACTCAAATTTAAGCGTTATAAAGCATTTAGCAACTCTTGGTGCAGGTGCAGACTGTGTTTCTATAGGAGAAGTTAAAAGAGCTTTAAAAGTTGGAATTGAACCATATAAGATTATTTTTTCAGGTGTTGGAAAAATTGATTCTGAAATAAAAGAAGCTTTAGAACTTGGTATTTTAATGATAAATGTAGAAAGTGCTGCAGAACTTGATAGAGTAGAACTTATTGCAAAAGAATTAGGAAAAATTGCAAGAATTTCAATTAGAGTTAATCCAAATATTGATCCTCAAACACATCCATATATTTCAACTGGATTACATGAAAATAAATTTGGTGTAGATATAGATACAGCAAAAAGAATGTATATTCAATGTAAAAACTCGGAAAATCTTGAACCTACTGGAATACATTGTCATATTGGTTCTCAGTTAACACAACTTGAGCCTATAAAAGAGTCAGTTCAAATTGTTGCTGATTTAGTTAGAAATTTAAATGCAATCAAAATAGAATTATCTTTCTTTGATGTTGGTGGAGGCTTAGGAATTGTTTATGATGATGAAAAGTTAATTGATACAAATGAATATGCCCAAGCTATTTTAGAGTGTTTATTTGGACTTGATATTACTGTTGTTTGTGAGCCTGGAAGATTTTTAGTTGGAAATTCAGGGGTATTTATTACAAAAGTACTTTATGAAAAAGTAAATGGAGAAAAAAGGTTTGTAATTGTAGATGGGGCAATGAATGATTTAATTAGACCTGCTTTATATAATGCTTATCATAAAATTGAAGTATTAAATGATAATAAAGAGTTTAGTGATTGCAACTTAGTTGGTCCTGTGTGTGAAAGTGGAGATTTCTTTGCAAAAAATATTGAATTACCAAAAACAGAACATAATGATTTAGTTGCTATTTATTCAGCAGGTGCATACTGTTTTACAATGGCTAGTAACTATAATACAAGAGGAAAAGTTGCCGAAATTGCTGTTGAAAATGGACAAGATAGATTAATAAGAAAAAGAGAAACTTTCGAAGATATTATTGCTTTAGAAGAAGATTACCTAAAGTAA
- a CDS encoding phosphoglycerate kinase, translated as MKLQEIRNIDIDGKKVFIRCDFNVPMDEYNNITDDRRIKSALNTIRYCIDRDCSIILASHFGRPEKPGDEKYSLKPVAKRLHTLLKQEIKIAKNVVEDDTLELAKNLQAGEVLLLENLRYHSGEKKNDPEFAEKLASMADVYVNDAFGVSHRAHASVQAITEYFDIKHKAAGFLLAKEIKFFHNIVQNPKRPFVSIVGGSKVSGKLEVLHNLITKVDKILIGGGMAFTFLKAQGYEVGKSLVEDDLIPEALKILEEARQLGVKLYLPVDVVAAEAFDAEAMAKLVTTQEIPESWMGLDIGPATAQLFRLALGDANTILWNGPMGVYEMEKFAKGSTRISNTVAQSYATTVVGGGDTADLVRVTGDEEDMTFISTGGGASLELIEGKVLPGVKALVLED; from the coding sequence ATGAAACTACAAGAAATTAGAAATATCGATATTGATGGGAAAAAAGTATTTATAAGATGTGATTTTAATGTTCCTATGGATGAATATAATAATATTACAGATGATAGAAGAATAAAATCAGCTTTAAATACTATTAGATATTGTATTGATAGAGATTGTTCTATTATTTTAGCTTCGCATTTTGGAAGACCAGAAAAACCAGGTGATGAAAAATATTCTCTAAAACCTGTGGCAAAGAGGTTACATACTTTATTAAAACAAGAAATAAAAATTGCAAAAAATGTAGTAGAAGATGATACTTTAGAATTAGCAAAAAACTTACAAGCAGGAGAAGTTTTACTTCTTGAAAATTTAAGATATCATTCTGGTGAAAAGAAAAATGATCCAGAATTTGCTGAAAAACTAGCTTCAATGGCTGATGTTTATGTAAATGATGCCTTTGGAGTGTCTCATAGAGCTCATGCATCGGTTCAAGCTATAACTGAGTACTTTGATATAAAACATAAAGCTGCAGGATTTCTATTAGCGAAAGAAATTAAATTTTTTCATAATATTGTACAAAATCCAAAAAGACCTTTTGTTTCTATTGTTGGTGGTTCAAAAGTATCAGGAAAACTTGAAGTTTTACATAATTTAATCACTAAAGTTGATAAAATACTTATTGGTGGAGGTATGGCTTTTACCTTCTTAAAAGCACAAGGATATGAAGTAGGAAAATCATTAGTAGAAGATGATTTAATTCCTGAGGCTTTAAAAATACTTGAAGAAGCAAGACAATTAGGTGTAAAACTTTATTTACCTGTAGATGTAGTCGCTGCAGAAGCTTTTGATGCAGAAGCAATGGCAAAACTTGTAACTACACAAGAAATACCTGAGTCTTGGATGGGACTTGATATTGGACCTGCTACAGCACAATTATTTAGACTTGCTTTAGGAGATGCAAATACAATTTTATGGAATGGACCAATGGGTGTTTATGAAATGGAAAAATTTGCAAAAGGTAGTACTAGGATTTCAAATACTGTAGCTCAATCATATGCAACGACTGTAGTTGGTGGTGGAGATACTGCTGACTTAGTAAGAGTTACAGGAGATGAAGAAGACATGACTTTTATTTCAACAGGTGGTGGAGCTTCTTTAGAGTTAATAGAAGGAAAAGTTTTACCAGGTGTTAAAGCTTTGGTTTTAGAGGATTAA
- the pheA gene encoding prephenate dehydratase, which translates to MSEAGLEELRDKLDSIDNKLLELVNERMEIVHQVGLLKAQSGGAIYRPEREKAIIDRLESLNKGKLNRTAIEALFLEIFAISRNLELPENIAYLGPEGSFTHQAAEGRFGAMSSYISISSIKGIFREVDTKKAKFGVVPIENSSNGIVTDTINSLKEYNLKIVAEVVLDIHHTLASTCDKIENIKRIYSKDIAFEQCRKFLTNFGLNEVELIPIESTTKAAKIASKEPFSAAICPHVGAKLHNLPILFENIEDKDNNKTRFFIISDFENAQSGNDKTSVLVELPDKQGSLVEFLTDFNNAGINLTKIKSHIVEGNSIFFIDFDGHQKDDNVKDVLEKHKETVKVLGSYVKEIKDI; encoded by the coding sequence ATGAGTGAAGCTGGTTTAGAAGAATTAAGAGATAAATTAGATTCTATTGATAATAAATTATTAGAATTAGTAAATGAAAGAATGGAAATAGTTCATCAAGTAGGACTTTTAAAAGCTCAAAGTGGTGGAGCAATTTATAGACCTGAAAGAGAAAAAGCTATTATAGATAGACTTGAATCTTTAAATAAAGGAAAATTAAATAGAACAGCTATAGAAGCACTATTTTTAGAAATATTTGCAATTTCAAGAAATCTTGAATTACCAGAAAATATAGCTTATTTAGGACCTGAAGGAAGTTTTACTCATCAAGCAGCAGAAGGAAGATTTGGTGCAATGAGTTCATATATTTCAATATCTTCCATCAAAGGAATTTTTAGAGAAGTTGATACTAAAAAAGCAAAATTTGGTGTTGTTCCTATTGAAAACTCTTCAAATGGTATTGTAACAGATACAATAAATTCTTTAAAAGAGTATAATTTAAAAATAGTTGCAGAAGTGGTTTTAGATATTCATCACACTTTAGCTTCAACTTGCGATAAAATAGAAAATATTAAAAGAATATATTCAAAAGATATTGCATTTGAACAATGTAGAAAGTTTTTAACAAACTTTGGACTTAATGAAGTAGAATTAATACCAATTGAATCTACAACAAAAGCTGCAAAAATAGCTTCGAAAGAACCTTTTAGTGCAGCAATTTGTCCTCATGTTGGAGCAAAATTACATAATTTGCCAATTCTTTTTGAAAATATTGAAGATAAAGATAATAACAAAACTAGATTCTTTATAATTAGTGATTTTGAGAATGCTCAAAGTGGAAATGATAAAACTTCAGTATTAGTAGAACTTCCTGATAAGCAAGGTTCTTTAGTAGAATTTTTAACAGATTTTAATAATGCAGGAATCAATTTAACAAAAATTAAGTCACATATAGTAGAAGGTAATTCAATCTTTTTTATAGATTTTGATGGACACCAAAAAGATGATAATGTTAAAGATGTTCTTGAAAAACACAAAGAAACTGTAAAAGTATTAGGTTCTTATGTAAAAGAGATAAAAGATATATAA
- the rsfS gene encoding ribosome silencing factor produces MNKRIEVIKNVLEDKKAENIEVIDLKEKDYIVDYVVIATTLNPKHAFALLNHLKTELKPLNEEFLRVDENDDWTICDLGDMFINLMSEKAREKYSLEDFLSEIKERN; encoded by the coding sequence TTGAACAAAAGAATAGAAGTAATTAAAAATGTACTAGAAGACAAAAAAGCTGAGAATATCGAAGTAATCGATTTAAAAGAAAAAGATTATATTGTTGATTATGTTGTAATTGCAACAACTTTAAATCCTAAACATGCATTTGCATTATTAAATCATTTAAAAACAGAACTTAAACCTTTAAATGAAGAGTTTTTAAGAGTAGATGAAAATGATGATTGGACAATCTGTGATTTAGGTGATATGTTTATTAATTTAATGAGTGAAAAAGCACGAGAAAAATACTCATTAGAAGATTTTCTTTCTGAAATAAAAGAAAGAAATTAA
- the gap gene encoding type I glyceraldehyde-3-phosphate dehydrogenase, translating into MAVKVAINGFGRIGRCVARIIAQREDVELVAINDTATPEMLEYITKYDTVHGTFDGEVKVENGFLKMGNINAKLYSTRDAKELTFTSECGAEVVLECTGAYLTQEKCQVHIDNGAKKVVMSAPAKDDTPTFVLGVNEASYEGQTIISNASCTTNCLGPIAKIIDDAYGIEKGLMTTIHSYTNDQNILDVKHKKDKRRARAGAQNMIPTSTGAAKAMKLIMPQLDGKLHGQSVRVPTPNVSMVDVNFVVNTKTTKEEINALLESKAKELAGIVAVDNDMLVSSDLVGNTNSTIVASDLTQVIGDDMIKVMTWYDNEWGYSSRLIDMAVFVANK; encoded by the coding sequence ATGGCTGTTAAAGTTGCAATTAATGGTTTTGGAAGAATTGGAAGATGTGTCGCAAGAATTATTGCACAAAGAGAAGATGTGGAATTAGTTGCTATAAATGATACTGCAACGCCTGAGATGTTAGAATATATTACAAAATATGATACTGTACATGGTACATTTGATGGTGAAGTAAAAGTAGAAAATGGTTTTTTAAAAATGGGGAATATAAATGCAAAACTTTATTCAACTAGAGATGCAAAAGAGTTAACTTTTACAAGTGAGTGCGGTGCAGAAGTAGTTTTAGAATGTACAGGTGCATATTTAACTCAAGAAAAGTGTCAAGTTCATATTGATAATGGAGCTAAAAAAGTAGTAATGTCTGCTCCGGCAAAAGATGATACTCCAACATTTGTATTAGGTGTAAATGAAGCTTCTTACGAAGGTCAAACTATTATTTCAAATGCTTCTTGTACCACAAATTGTTTAGGACCTATTGCAAAAATTATTGATGATGCTTATGGTATAGAAAAAGGTTTAATGACTACAATTCACTCATATACGAATGATCAAAATATTTTAGATGTAAAACATAAAAAAGATAAAAGAAGAGCTAGAGCTGGTGCACAAAATATGATACCAACATCAACAGGTGCTGCAAAAGCTATGAAACTTATTATGCCACAATTAGATGGGAAGTTACATGGACAAAGTGTTAGAGTTCCTACACCAAATGTATCTATGGTAGATGTAAACTTTGTAGTAAATACAAAAACTACAAAAGAAGAAATAAATGCATTACTTGAGTCAAAAGCAAAAGAATTAGCAGGAATCGTAGCAGTTGATAATGATATGCTAGTATCTTCAGACTTAGTAGGAAATACAAACTCTACAATAGTTGCAAGTGATTTAACTCAAGTAATTGGTGATGATATGATTAAGGTAATGACTTGGTATGACAATGAGTGGGGATACTCTTCTAGACTTATTGACATGGCAGTTTTTGTTGCAAATAAATAA
- a CDS encoding triose-phosphate isomerase — protein sequence MAIIASNFKTNHTRETTVEFIAKLNDFLTEKKIDNEVYVFPTATSLNSFETLSTLNIGVQNAYPTKNGSFTGEIGTEQLDEFNIKTILIGHSERRHVLGESQEEITKKFNFYKDLNYKIVYCIGEPLEVKEQGIEQTLEYLYEQFVGIDVNYENLILAYEPVWAIGTGVTATNDDIKAVHSVIKEKIDKPLLYGGSVKVNNVKEICSLDGVDGALIGTASWNIDDFKQIIENTKDL from the coding sequence ATGGCAATAATTGCTTCAAATTTTAAAACAAACCATACAAGAGAAACAACAGTAGAGTTTATTGCTAAATTAAATGATTTTTTAACAGAAAAAAAAATAGATAATGAAGTATATGTTTTCCCTACAGCTACTTCATTAAACTCTTTTGAAACTTTAAGCACATTAAATATAGGCGTTCAAAATGCCTATCCTACAAAAAATGGTTCTTTTACAGGTGAAATAGGAACAGAACAATTAGATGAATTTAATATTAAAACAATTTTAATAGGGCATTCTGAAAGAAGACATGTTTTAGGAGAGTCACAAGAAGAAATCACAAAAAAGTTTAACTTTTACAAAGATTTAAATTATAAAATAGTTTATTGTATTGGAGAGCCTTTAGAAGTAAAAGAACAAGGTATTGAACAAACTTTAGAGTATCTTTATGAACAATTTGTTGGAATCGATGTTAATTATGAAAATTTAATTTTAGCATATGAACCAGTTTGGGCTATAGGAACAGGTGTAACTGCAACAAATGATGATATTAAAGCAGTACATAGTGTAATAAAAGAAAAAATTGATAAACCTTTACTTTATGGTGGTTCTGTAAAAGTAAATAATGTAAAAGAAATTTGTTCTCTTGATGGAGTTGATGGAGCATTAATAGGAACAGCTTCTTGGAATATTGATGATTTTAAACAAATTATAGAAAATACAAAGGATTTATAA